The Pantoea nemavictus genome includes a region encoding these proteins:
- a CDS encoding response regulator: MRVLLVEDDEMIGANLQQALEAAGWSVDWVRDGVFASNAWSEGGYTCVLLDLGLPREDGLQVLRRARTRGDMTPVLVLTARDTVQQRIQGLDSGADDYLLKPFDLQEVLARMRAITRRRHGAADSLLGSGDVQIDIMTREVLYKGQREQLTAREYALLYALLERPGAILSREQLENRIYGWGEEVSSNAVDVLIHGMRRKLDNEVIRNVRGLGWRVPAI, encoded by the coding sequence ATGCGTGTGCTGCTGGTAGAAGATGATGAAATGATTGGCGCCAATCTGCAGCAAGCGCTGGAAGCGGCGGGTTGGTCGGTGGATTGGGTACGTGATGGCGTATTTGCCAGCAATGCCTGGTCCGAAGGCGGCTATACCTGCGTGTTGCTGGATCTCGGATTGCCGCGTGAAGATGGCCTGCAGGTGCTGCGTCGGGCCCGCACGCGCGGCGATATGACGCCAGTGCTGGTGCTCACCGCGCGCGATACCGTGCAGCAACGCATTCAGGGATTGGACAGCGGCGCGGATGACTACCTGCTGAAACCCTTTGACCTGCAAGAGGTGCTGGCGCGCATGCGTGCCATTACCCGACGTCGCCACGGTGCGGCAGATTCGCTGCTGGGCAGCGGCGATGTGCAGATTGACATCATGACGCGCGAAGTGTTGTACAAAGGCCAGCGCGAACAGCTCACCGCTCGCGAATATGCCCTGCTCTACGCCTTACTGGAACGGCCGGGCGCCATTCTGTCGCGCGAACAGTTAGAAAACCGCATTTACGGCTGGGGCGAAGAGGTCAGCAGCAACGCCGTTGATGTCCTGATTCACGGCATGCGCCGCAAGCTCGATAACGAAGTGATCCGCAACGTGCGCGGACTCGGCTGGCGGGTACCGGCAATATGA
- a CDS encoding sensor histidine kinase, which yields MKPFTFMRSLRNKLLATLVILHLAMIGGVTWYFYHCYGDMMGTMKDDQLAKIADAWATSQRMPALMPMVMHAEKLKSTYIVQLWDTRNRLRASSWPDLHAPLQSKKGWHDLKVGDCGDDCEWRVYTRPGELGSEIGNIQVLHNIGYMKSLMLKRALSAIIPLVLMMPLSLLVIWLVVRAITRDLRVASRQIAAQETLHPHTLSPDGLPDEVLPLVAAYNSLLDKLRAAWSSQRQFLEDAAHELRTPVTAVTLQLENLRQHIQPGEASRQFDQLEAGVTRTRHLVTQLLNISRQEDQSVVATVETIELDDLLKESIEQLMVVADKRGIDIGFNGSAHYRLQASRSDLRSLFDNLIGNAMLHTPEGSLVDVLLHRVGNHTVVDIVDNGPGMAESFIDRAFDRFTRSPDVQAQGSGLGLSIVRSVAQKHQMQVALSNRHDAQGQIAGLQVRITLP from the coding sequence ATGAAACCTTTCACTTTTATGCGCTCGCTGCGCAACAAACTGCTCGCCACGCTGGTGATTCTGCACCTGGCGATGATCGGCGGCGTTACCTGGTATTTCTATCACTGCTACGGCGACATGATGGGCACCATGAAGGACGATCAGCTCGCCAAGATCGCCGATGCGTGGGCCACCAGCCAGCGTATGCCTGCGTTAATGCCGATGGTGATGCATGCCGAGAAGCTGAAAAGCACCTATATCGTCCAGCTGTGGGACACCCGTAATCGGCTGCGCGCCAGTTCGTGGCCCGATTTACATGCGCCGCTGCAAAGCAAAAAAGGCTGGCACGATCTCAAAGTGGGTGACTGCGGCGATGACTGTGAATGGCGCGTCTATACGCGACCCGGCGAACTCGGCAGTGAAATCGGCAATATTCAGGTGCTGCACAATATCGGCTATATGAAGAGTCTGATGTTAAAACGGGCGCTATCGGCCATCATCCCGCTGGTATTAATGATGCCGCTCTCGCTGCTGGTCATCTGGCTAGTGGTGCGTGCTATTACGCGCGATTTACGTGTCGCGTCGCGCCAGATTGCCGCCCAGGAAACCCTGCATCCGCATACGCTTTCTCCCGATGGCTTGCCGGATGAAGTGCTGCCGCTGGTGGCGGCCTACAACTCGTTGCTCGATAAGCTGCGCGCCGCCTGGTCGTCACAGCGCCAGTTCCTCGAAGATGCGGCACATGAGCTGCGTACGCCAGTTACTGCGGTGACGTTGCAGCTGGAAAACCTAAGGCAACACATTCAGCCAGGCGAAGCCAGTCGTCAGTTCGATCAGCTGGAAGCCGGCGTCACCCGTACGCGCCATCTGGTCACACAGCTGCTGAATATCTCGCGTCAGGAAGATCAATCGGTGGTCGCCACGGTGGAAACCATCGAGCTGGACGACCTGCTGAAAGAGAGCATTGAACAGCTGATGGTGGTAGCGGATAAGCGCGGCATTGATATCGGTTTCAACGGCAGCGCGCACTATCGTCTGCAGGCCAGCCGCTCCGATTTACGCAGCCTGTTCGATAACCTGATCGGCAACGCCATGCTGCACACGCCGGAGGGCAGCCTGGTGGACGTGCTGCTGCATCGTGTCGGCAATCACACCGTGGTGGATATTGTGGATAACGGGCCCGGCATGGCGGAATCTTTCATCGATCGCGCTTTTGACCGCTTTACCCGTTCGCCCGATGTACAAGCCCAGGGCAGCGGCTTAGGCCTTTCAATCGTGCGCAGCGTGGCGCAGAAGCATCAAATGCAGGTGGCGCTGTCGAATCGTCATGATGCGCAGGGCCAGATTGCTGGCCTGCAGGTGCGCATTACCTTGCCATAA
- a CDS encoding glycoside hydrolase family 28 protein: MHLSLADFYPVADGETLDTSCFQRALDHLAARGGGTLSVPPGRYHLGTLSLGSNIHLHLEAGATLLASARVEDYQQQLAQSQAELSQHVLLYAVGQRNITVSGKGTIDGNGEAWFATEKDQQGYRLPRAQRPRMLVFEDCEQVTLEDFSILQAPMWTVHLVSCRHVHIDHLTIDNSMSMPNTDALNIDSCEAVFVSNSYLSAADDAICIKTSQKPAHLRRAARQIMISNCLLRSYSCAFKIGTETFDDVEDVTVSGCTIFDSNRAIGVLSRDGGHFRRLLFSNITLACRHAPPCHWGKADALFVSARARDPAIAPGSIEQLQFSNVSGVMEGAINLHAERPGQIRDVMLANLQLRQVVTQGVEQGHYDVRPPCNPASPTGMGLDNAYKLDSASGLAYGVAAYPDGLPGVFARGVENLQLHNVLITRPQPLPHGWHAETVQIL, encoded by the coding sequence ATGCACCTCTCACTGGCTGATTTCTATCCCGTCGCCGATGGCGAAACTCTTGATACTTCCTGCTTCCAGCGCGCATTAGATCATCTTGCGGCGCGCGGCGGTGGCACGCTGTCGGTGCCGCCGGGGCGCTATCACCTCGGTACGTTGTCGCTAGGCTCCAACATCCATCTGCATCTCGAGGCGGGCGCCACGCTGCTCGCCAGCGCGCGCGTTGAGGATTATCAGCAGCAGCTGGCGCAGAGCCAGGCTGAGCTGTCGCAGCATGTGCTGCTGTACGCCGTCGGTCAGCGCAATATCACCGTCAGTGGCAAAGGGACGATCGACGGCAATGGCGAAGCCTGGTTTGCCACAGAAAAGGATCAGCAAGGCTATCGCCTGCCGCGTGCGCAGCGCCCACGCATGCTGGTGTTTGAAGATTGCGAGCAGGTGACGCTGGAAGATTTCAGTATTCTTCAGGCGCCGATGTGGACGGTGCATCTGGTGAGTTGTCGCCATGTGCATATTGATCATCTCACCATCGATAACAGCATGAGCATGCCGAATACCGATGCGCTGAATATCGACAGCTGTGAAGCGGTGTTCGTGAGCAATAGCTATCTCAGCGCTGCGGATGACGCCATTTGCATCAAAACCTCGCAAAAACCAGCGCATCTGCGGCGAGCCGCACGACAAATTATGATCAGCAACTGCCTGCTGCGTTCTTACAGCTGCGCGTTCAAAATCGGCACCGAAACTTTCGACGACGTGGAAGATGTCACGGTGTCCGGCTGTACTATTTTCGATTCCAACCGCGCCATCGGCGTGCTATCGCGCGATGGCGGCCACTTCCGCCGTTTGCTGTTCAGCAATATCACGCTGGCCTGTCGCCACGCGCCGCCGTGCCATTGGGGCAAAGCTGATGCGCTGTTTGTTTCCGCGCGCGCGCGCGATCCGGCGATTGCGCCAGGCAGCATCGAACAGCTGCAGTTCAGCAACGTCAGCGGCGTGATGGAAGGCGCAATCAATCTGCATGCCGAACGGCCAGGGCAAATTCGAGATGTGATGCTGGCGAATCTGCAGCTGCGACAAGTGGTGACGCAAGGTGTGGAGCAGGGGCATTACGATGTGCGTCCGCCGTGCAATCCCGCTTCGCCGACCGGCATGGGATTGGACAATGCGTACAAGCTGGATAGCGCATCCGGCTTAGCGTATGGCGTGGCGGCCTATCCGGACGGCCTGCCGGGCGTGTTTGCCCGCGGTGTGGAGAATCTCCAGCTGCACAACGTGCTGATTACGCGCCCGCAACCGCTGCCGCACGGCTGGCATGCGGAAACAGTGCAGATTTTGTAA
- the yjdN gene encoding VOC family metalloprotein YjdN translates to MQVTPYVFYNGRCEEAIAFYLAATDGELLFKMTYGDMPDETPVEDEGCTSGVSFSPEQIMHAHVRIGQGEIMLSDGAPQAEYGGFAVSLSTPDEAQGKRWFDALSAGGNITKSWAPTFWANGFGMLIDKFGVPWMVNAYKPQI, encoded by the coding sequence ATGCAAGTTACCCCGTATGTGTTCTACAACGGTCGCTGTGAAGAGGCGATTGCGTTCTACCTGGCGGCCACCGACGGCGAGCTGCTGTTTAAGATGACCTATGGCGATATGCCGGATGAAACGCCGGTGGAGGATGAGGGCTGCACCTCAGGCGTGAGCTTTTCACCGGAGCAGATTATGCATGCGCATGTGCGCATCGGGCAGGGTGAAATTATGCTGAGTGATGGCGCGCCGCAGGCGGAGTATGGCGGTTTTGCCGTGAGTTTATCCACGCCGGATGAAGCGCAAGGCAAGCGTTGGTTTGATGCGTTGTCGGCGGGCGGTAACATCACCAAAAGCTGGGCTCCAACGTTCTGGGCCAACGGTTTTGGCATGTTGATCGATAAGTTCGGCGTGCCGTGGATGGTGAATGCGTATAAGCCGCAGATTTAA
- a CDS encoding helix-turn-helix domain-containing protein: MNQREFIRSLLDWIENNLGHDLHLDEVARRSGYSRWHLQRLFRQHTGFSLAEYIRQRRLTESALTLINSDEAILQVAMSYGFDTQQAYTRTFKNYFLVTPGQLRRQRRVEPDRLLFPLAMAS, encoded by the coding sequence ATGAATCAGCGCGAATTTATCCGTAGTTTGCTGGACTGGATAGAGAATAATTTAGGACACGATCTGCATCTGGATGAAGTTGCACGCCGCTCGGGATACTCCCGCTGGCATCTGCAACGTCTGTTTCGTCAGCACACCGGTTTCTCTCTGGCCGAATACATTCGCCAGCGCCGCTTAACCGAATCCGCGCTGACGCTGATTAACAGTGACGAAGCGATTTTGCAGGTGGCGATGAGCTACGGTTTCGATACTCAGCAGGCTTACACCCGCACCTTCAAAAACTATTTCCTCGTGACGCCGGGTCAGCTGCGTCGCCAACGTCGCGTTGAGCCGGATCGGCTACTGTTCCCGCTGGCGATGGCGAGTTGA
- a CDS encoding glucose/quinate/shikimate family membrane-bound PQQ-dependent dehydrogenase has translation MGKASSSFGVIRFLTVLFALLTGAFMLVGGVWLAAIGGSWYYVIGGVVMLITAILLWRRSGSALLLYALLLLATLVWGVWEVGFDFWALAPRTDVLVIFGVWLILPFVYRGLNNAGKGALGLLAVALVASALVLAWAVFHDPQELNGEIPAAASNAPQAQPLSNIDDADWPAYARDQQGTRFSPLKQINNGNVKELQVAWQFQTGDMKTPNDPGEITDEVTPIKIRDTLYLCSPHQILFALDAKTGKQKWKFDPGLKPNPTFQHVTCRGVSYHEVPAAADAANTQPALCSRRIYLPVNDGRMFALDAETGERCAAFGNNGELDLQHKQPVLTPGQYEPTSPPVITDTTIVVAGAVTDNYSTREPSGAIRGFDVNTGKLLWVFDPGAKDPNAIPADEHTFTMNSPNSWAPAVYDPKLDIVYLPMGVSTPDIWGGNRTPEQERYASSVLALNATTGKLVWSYQTVHHDLWDMDLPSQPTLADITDKDGKTVPVIYAPAKTGNIFVLDRRTGEPVVPAPETPVPQGAAKGDHVAPTQPYSELTFRPKNNLTDKDMWGATLYDQLVCRVIFKRLRYEGPFTPPSEQGTLVFPGNLGMFEWGGIAVDPHRQIAIANPMALPFVSKLIPRGPGNPIEPPADDKGGSGTETGIQPQYGVPYGVELNPFLSPFGLPCKQPAWGYVSAVDLKTNETVWKKRIGTVRDSAPVPVPFKMGMPMLGGPITTAGNVFFIGATADNYLRAFDTNTGEMLWQARLPAGGQATPMTYEVDGKQYVVIAAGGHGSFGTKLGDYVIAYALPDAK, from the coding sequence ATGGGGAAAGCTTCCTCATCTTTTGGCGTAATCCGTTTTCTCACAGTGCTTTTTGCACTGCTGACGGGCGCGTTTATGCTGGTTGGTGGCGTTTGGTTAGCCGCCATTGGTGGTTCCTGGTACTACGTTATTGGCGGTGTGGTCATGTTGATCACCGCTATTCTGCTGTGGCGCCGTAGCGGCTCAGCGTTACTGCTGTACGCATTGCTGCTGTTGGCAACGCTGGTGTGGGGCGTATGGGAAGTCGGTTTCGACTTCTGGGCGCTGGCACCGCGTACCGATGTGCTGGTAATCTTCGGCGTCTGGCTGATTCTGCCGTTTGTGTATCGCGGTCTGAATAATGCCGGCAAAGGCGCGCTTGGTCTGCTGGCGGTCGCGCTGGTTGCCAGTGCGCTGGTGCTGGCATGGGCAGTGTTCCACGATCCACAAGAGCTGAACGGTGAAATTCCTGCTGCGGCGTCAAATGCCCCACAGGCGCAGCCGTTAAGCAACATCGACGATGCTGACTGGCCCGCGTATGCGCGTGACCAGCAAGGTACCCGCTTCTCCCCGCTGAAACAGATCAATAACGGTAACGTTAAAGAGCTGCAGGTTGCCTGGCAGTTCCAGACTGGCGACATGAAGACGCCAAACGATCCAGGTGAAATCACCGATGAAGTGACGCCGATTAAAATCCGCGACACGCTTTATCTCTGCTCACCGCACCAGATTCTGTTTGCGCTGGATGCGAAAACCGGTAAGCAGAAGTGGAAATTTGATCCGGGCCTGAAGCCGAATCCAACCTTCCAGCACGTTACCTGCCGTGGCGTTTCCTACCACGAAGTGCCTGCTGCCGCTGATGCTGCCAACACCCAACCTGCGCTGTGCTCACGCCGTATTTACCTGCCGGTAAATGATGGTCGTATGTTCGCGCTGGATGCCGAAACCGGTGAACGTTGCGCGGCCTTTGGCAACAACGGCGAACTGGATCTGCAGCACAAGCAGCCAGTATTGACCCCAGGTCAGTACGAGCCGACGTCGCCGCCGGTCATCACCGATACCACCATCGTGGTGGCCGGTGCGGTGACCGATAACTACTCAACCCGTGAGCCGTCTGGCGCCATTCGTGGTTTTGACGTTAACACCGGTAAACTGCTGTGGGTATTCGATCCGGGCGCGAAAGATCCTAACGCGATTCCAGCTGATGAACACACCTTCACCATGAACTCGCCGAACTCGTGGGCGCCGGCGGTATACGATCCGAAACTGGATATCGTTTACCTGCCAATGGGTGTGTCAACGCCAGATATCTGGGGCGGTAACCGCACACCAGAACAGGAGCGTTATGCGAGCAGCGTACTGGCACTGAACGCCACCACCGGTAAGCTGGTGTGGTCGTATCAGACCGTGCATCACGATCTGTGGGATATGGACCTGCCGTCTCAGCCGACGCTGGCCGATATCACCGATAAAGATGGCAAAACGGTACCGGTGATTTATGCACCGGCGAAAACCGGTAACATCTTTGTACTGGATCGTCGCACCGGTGAGCCGGTTGTTCCTGCACCGGAAACCCCGGTTCCACAGGGCGCCGCTAAAGGCGACCACGTTGCACCAACTCAGCCGTACTCCGAACTGACCTTCCGTCCGAAAAATAATCTGACGGACAAGGACATGTGGGGCGCGACCCTGTATGACCAGCTGGTGTGCCGCGTGATCTTCAAGCGTCTGCGCTACGAAGGTCCGTTCACCCCGCCGTCTGAGCAAGGTACTCTGGTGTTCCCAGGCAACCTGGGCATGTTCGAATGGGGCGGTATCGCGGTTGATCCACATCGTCAGATTGCGATTGCTAACCCAATGGCGCTGCCGTTTGTGTCGAAGCTGATTCCGCGCGGTCCGGGCAACCCGATCGAGCCACCGGCTGACGACAAAGGCGGTTCAGGTACTGAAACCGGCATCCAGCCACAGTACGGCGTACCGTACGGCGTGGAGCTGAATCCGTTCCTGTCACCGTTTGGCTTGCCGTGTAAGCAACCGGCTTGGGGCTATGTCTCTGCAGTTGACCTGAAGACTAACGAAACCGTGTGGAAAAAACGCATTGGTACAGTTCGCGATAGCGCGCCAGTACCCGTTCCGTTCAAAATGGGTATGCCAATGCTGGGCGGCCCAATTACCACCGCGGGTAACGTGTTCTTCATTGGTGCTACCGCAGATAACTACCTGCGTGCATTCGACACCAACACCGGTGAAATGCTGTGGCAGGCACGTCTGCCAGCGGGCGGCCAGGCAACGCCGATGACCTATGAAGTGGATGGCAAGCAGTACGTTGTTATCGCTGCAGGTGGTCACGGTTCGTTTGGTACCAAGCTGGGTGATTATGTGATTGCCTACGCACTGCCTGATGCGAAGTAA
- a CDS encoding LysR family transcriptional regulator produces the protein MDNSDNLSAMMLFARVVERQSFSEAARTLGVSKSHVSREVARLEVRLGIKLLQRTTRKVVLTELGQAYYPFCVRMLEEMHRADAFVQQVHQLPAGNVRLQAPITYGCQCVVPTLNAFIRRHIHINVDLDLTTSDDPQPSADVAIVIRARAPDGANYRELSSIDWGLYATPDYLAAHAPIDHPERLTRHDLLLFHGPAHTAALPFRRDKQRLALDVHSRFRANNSMALLNAALAGTGIAYLPAYMTQEALTRGEIQQVLPEWQMDRLHSYLLLKEQPQASSPVTLLCDALINALSTA, from the coding sequence ATGGACAACAGCGACAATCTCAGCGCCATGATGCTGTTTGCACGCGTAGTAGAACGGCAAAGCTTTAGCGAAGCCGCACGCACGTTAGGCGTCTCCAAATCTCACGTCAGCCGCGAAGTGGCCCGGCTGGAAGTGCGGCTCGGTATCAAGCTGCTGCAGCGCACCACGCGCAAAGTGGTGCTAACGGAGCTTGGCCAGGCTTACTATCCGTTTTGTGTGCGCATGCTGGAAGAGATGCATCGCGCCGATGCCTTTGTGCAACAGGTGCATCAATTGCCCGCGGGCAATGTGCGGCTGCAGGCGCCGATCACCTATGGCTGCCAATGCGTGGTGCCGACGCTCAATGCCTTTATCCGCCGTCATATTCATATCAATGTCGATCTTGATCTCACCACCAGCGATGACCCGCAGCCCAGCGCTGATGTCGCGATTGTCATCCGCGCGCGTGCGCCAGATGGCGCCAACTACCGCGAGCTGAGCAGCATTGATTGGGGCTTGTACGCCACGCCGGATTATCTGGCGGCGCATGCACCGATCGATCATCCCGAACGTCTCACGCGTCATGACCTGCTGCTGTTTCACGGCCCGGCGCACACGGCTGCGCTACCGTTCCGCCGTGATAAACAGCGTCTGGCGCTCGATGTGCATAGCCGTTTCCGTGCCAATAACAGCATGGCGTTGCTGAATGCCGCGCTGGCAGGCACTGGCATCGCTTATCTGCCGGCGTATATGACGCAGGAAGCCTTAACGCGCGGCGAAATCCAGCAGGTGTTGCCGGAATGGCAAATGGATCGCCTGCACAGCTACTTATTGCTAAAAGAGCAGCCGCAGGCTTCCTCGCCGGTAACCTTGCTGTGCGATGCGCTGATCAACGCGCTCAGCACGGCGTGA
- a CDS encoding nucleoside-specific channel-forming protein Tsx, which translates to MKYKALIAGALLASSWTGAAQAADSDPQYVSDWWHQSVNVVGSYHTRFGPQFNNDVYLEYEAFAKKDWFDFYGYLDLTNFFGVGNSNANGVFDHGSPMFMEIEPRFSIDKLTGTDLSFGPFKEWYFANNYIYDMGRNSDNRQNTWYMGLGTDIDTHSDIGLSLNVYAKYQWENYGAANENSWDGYRFKVKYFVPITDLWGGKLSYIGFTNFDWGSDLRDESDRSRTSNSIASSHILSLNYDHWHVSTVARYFHNGGQWADGQELNFGNGPFEVKSTGWGYYLVVGYNF; encoded by the coding sequence ATGAAATATAAAGCGTTGATAGCAGGGGCCTTATTGGCCAGCAGCTGGACTGGTGCGGCACAAGCAGCAGACAGCGATCCGCAGTACGTTTCGGATTGGTGGCATCAGAGCGTTAACGTGGTGGGCAGCTACCACACTCGTTTTGGACCGCAGTTCAATAACGACGTGTATCTCGAATACGAAGCCTTTGCCAAAAAGGATTGGTTCGATTTTTATGGTTACCTCGATCTGACCAACTTCTTTGGCGTCGGCAACAGCAACGCTAACGGCGTGTTCGACCACGGTTCGCCGATGTTCATGGAAATTGAGCCACGTTTCTCGATTGATAAACTGACCGGCACCGATCTGTCCTTTGGCCCGTTCAAAGAGTGGTACTTCGCCAACAACTACATCTATGACATGGGTCGCAACAGCGATAACCGTCAGAACACCTGGTATATGGGTCTCGGCACCGACATCGATACGCACAGCGATATCGGCCTGTCGCTCAACGTGTACGCCAAGTATCAGTGGGAAAACTACGGTGCGGCGAATGAGAACAGCTGGGATGGTTATCGCTTCAAGGTGAAATACTTTGTACCGATTACCGATCTGTGGGGCGGCAAGCTGAGCTACATCGGCTTCACCAACTTCGACTGGGGTTCAGATCTGCGTGATGAGTCCGATCGTTCACGCACCAGCAACTCCATCGCCTCCAGCCACATTCTGTCGCTGAACTACGATCACTGGCACGTTTCTACCGTGGCGCGTTATTTCCACAACGGCGGCCAGTGGGCTGACGGCCAGGAGCTGAATTTCGGTAACGGTCCGTTTGAAGTGAAATCAACCGGCTGGGGTTACTACCTGGTGGTGGGTTACAACTTCTAA
- a CDS encoding MFS transporter, with protein sequence MGSPVSAAEDSLLRHRSFVAFWLARTCSSFGFQMFSVAVSWQIYALTHSAMALGMIGLMQFLPSVLLALPAGHLADQHDRRRIVLLGQLIEWLALLGLVALTLVNWAGKFEIWGLVFLISVAKALEWPAITSMLPALVPPPILARAMAASSVGGQAAVIIGPTLGGFLYVAGPDVVYGVSALFYLFSIVLVSRLRYERPPQARLPMNLPNLFAGVRFIRDRKDVLGVISLDLFAVLLGGATALLPIFAQDILHTGPWGLGILRGAPSVGALIVGVWLSRHKLEKNVGMIMFGSVAGFGVATLVFALSTQLWLSVVALAALGGFDMVSMVIRGALVQLDTPDDMRGRVNAVNAIFINTSNQLGEFESGLLAAFMGAVPAAAIGGIGTLVVVGVWMTIFPHLRKRQKLENETVV encoded by the coding sequence ATGGGTTCACCGGTATCCGCAGCAGAGGATTCGTTGCTGCGGCACAGGTCGTTTGTCGCCTTTTGGCTGGCACGCACCTGTTCATCGTTTGGCTTTCAAATGTTCTCGGTCGCGGTTAGCTGGCAGATCTATGCGCTAACCCACAGCGCGATGGCGCTGGGTATGATCGGCCTGATGCAATTTCTTCCTTCAGTGCTGTTGGCGTTGCCTGCCGGGCACCTGGCGGATCAACACGATCGCCGGCGCATCGTGCTGCTCGGACAGCTTATTGAGTGGCTGGCACTGCTGGGGTTGGTGGCGCTAACGCTCGTCAACTGGGCGGGCAAGTTTGAAATTTGGGGGCTGGTGTTCCTGATCTCGGTAGCCAAGGCGCTCGAGTGGCCGGCGATTACCTCAATGCTGCCGGCGCTGGTGCCGCCGCCGATTCTGGCGCGCGCCATGGCGGCCAGCTCGGTGGGCGGACAGGCGGCGGTGATTATCGGCCCGACGCTGGGCGGCTTTCTATATGTGGCGGGGCCGGATGTGGTATATGGCGTCTCGGCGCTGTTCTATCTGTTCTCCATCGTGCTGGTGAGCCGACTGCGCTACGAGCGACCACCGCAGGCGCGTCTGCCGATGAACCTGCCGAATCTGTTTGCCGGCGTGCGCTTTATCCGCGATCGCAAAGATGTGCTCGGGGTGATTTCACTCGATCTGTTTGCGGTACTGCTGGGCGGCGCCACCGCGCTGCTGCCGATCTTCGCACAGGACATTCTGCACACCGGACCGTGGGGCTTGGGTATCCTGCGCGGTGCACCGTCGGTCGGTGCGCTGATAGTCGGCGTGTGGCTCAGCCGTCATAAGCTGGAGAAGAATGTCGGCATGATTATGTTCGGTTCGGTGGCCGGATTTGGCGTGGCCACGCTGGTGTTCGCGCTCTCCACCCAACTATGGCTATCGGTGGTGGCGCTGGCAGCGCTGGGCGGCTTCGATATGGTGAGCATGGTGATCCGTGGTGCGCTGGTGCAGCTGGATACGCCAGATGATATGCGCGGCCGCGTTAACGCGGTCAACGCCATCTTCATTAATACCTCGAATCAGCTCGGCGAATTTGAGTCCGGTCTGCTGGCGGCCTTTATGGGTGCAGTGCCAGCCGCGGCAATTGGCGGCATCGGCACGCTGGTAGTGGTGGGCGTATGGATGACGATTTTCCCGCACCTGCGTAAACGGCAGAAGCTGGAAAACGAAACGGTGGTTTGA
- a CDS encoding MFS transporter yields the protein MQQPPIALAPEQQHWKRNLFVCVLGSFSTIVAMTLLLPFLPLYVQQLGVQEPAAIARWSGAAYGATFLSAALTAPLWGKLADRYGRKLMLIRASLGMAIAMSLIGMATAPWQLVALRLLAGLLGGYASGSTILVAAQTPKEQTGWALGVLSSGIMAGNVVGPLLGGVLPPLIGIRHTFWLTGAVIFLAFLATTFLLKEVPRSAGKKTQQSAADDEKSLNLPVVRLMWLSGMLLIFANMSIEPIITLYIGQFVSGDHAVTVTAGLVMAAAALGSIISAPRLGRLADRVGHGRVLVYGLIACALLLIPQAFINEAWQLVVLRFLMGMALGGLMPCVTALIRHSVPQSQVGKMLGYSTSAQYVGQVSGPLFGGFIGGAFGMRPVFLATCVIMALCALLNARVLRKR from the coding sequence ATGCAGCAACCTCCAATCGCGTTAGCGCCCGAACAGCAACACTGGAAGCGAAATTTATTTGTCTGCGTGCTGGGCTCGTTCAGCACTATCGTGGCGATGACGCTGCTCTTGCCGTTTCTGCCGCTCTATGTGCAACAGCTTGGCGTGCAGGAACCGGCGGCGATTGCACGCTGGTCGGGCGCGGCTTATGGCGCCACCTTCCTCAGCGCCGCATTGACCGCGCCGCTGTGGGGCAAACTGGCCGATCGTTACGGCCGTAAATTGATGTTGATCCGCGCCAGCCTGGGCATGGCGATTGCCATGTCGCTGATTGGTATGGCCACCGCGCCGTGGCAATTGGTGGCGCTGCGTCTGCTGGCGGGTTTACTCGGCGGCTATGCGTCGGGATCGACCATTCTGGTGGCGGCGCAAACGCCAAAAGAGCAAACCGGCTGGGCGCTTGGCGTGTTGTCGTCCGGCATCATGGCCGGTAACGTGGTTGGGCCGCTGCTGGGCGGAGTATTACCGCCGCTGATAGGTATTCGCCACACCTTCTGGCTGACTGGCGCAGTGATCTTTCTCGCGTTCCTGGCGACCACCTTTTTACTGAAAGAGGTGCCGCGTTCTGCCGGCAAAAAAACGCAGCAGAGCGCAGCCGACGATGAAAAGTCGCTGAATCTGCCGGTGGTGCGTCTGATGTGGTTGTCGGGGATGTTGCTGATTTTCGCCAATATGTCGATTGAGCCGATTATCACGCTGTACATTGGCCAGTTTGTCAGCGGCGATCACGCGGTAACGGTCACTGCAGGATTGGTGATGGCGGCAGCGGCGCTCGGCAGCATCATATCCGCGCCGCGTCTGGGACGTTTAGCCGACCGCGTGGGACATGGCCGCGTGCTGGTGTATGGATTAATAGCGTGCGCGCTGCTGCTGATCCCGCAGGCATTTATCAATGAAGCCTGGCAACTGGTGGTGTTGCGTTTTCTGATGGGCATGGCGCTGGGTGGCTTAATGCCGTGCGTCACGGCGCTGATTCGTCACAGCGTGCCGCAGTCGCAGGTGGGGAAGATGCTGGGGTATTCCACTTCGGCGCAGTACGTCGGCCAGGTTTCTGGTCCGCTGTTTGGCGGTTTTATCGGCGGCGCGTTTGGCATGCGCCCGGTGTTTCTGGCGACCTGCGTGATTATGGCGCTGTGTGCGCTGCTAAACGCACGCGTGCTGCGTAAACGCTAA